A genomic window from Synechococcus sp. CBW1107 includes:
- a CDS encoding homocysteine biosynthesis protein, whose protein sequence is MGSAPPRSRTEAQLQERQSAGDLAVRSAADFRALVASEGLEAAYSRTDVVVAANAEFTDQATLQLSLGPCDPPMRLREARLDGVTALGSSGSGGLTLPIGGGLSDPEQRGGAQVLGKLLAGLEVELVASGEGTALHPRRELQTRLQLERLGVARLLLQRAISENGIVAVSSAEGVTHSPYGPLLGPYGSALYSSGGSRSIGLTMPGLSLLGPGSPVLVGGGIGWVIGAGSGHQPQIRRLPSGHARGPGAVAAVSVDLAELKAEWIRPCHFEGHGSALLVAIAAPVPLINLAVARQAACGDDQLEAPVLDFSIPRRIRPSFGFVPYSQLLAGEIQVDARHLRCAPAHSPRLADEIAAGLIQRLLDGSFPLRLPLLPLSDRPGLIPLEG, encoded by the coding sequence GGGACTGGAAGCGGCCTACTCCCGCACCGATGTGGTGGTGGCCGCCAACGCCGAGTTCACCGACCAGGCCACACTCCAGCTCAGCCTCGGTCCCTGCGACCCGCCCATGCGCCTGCGCGAGGCGCGGCTGGATGGGGTCACGGCCCTGGGCTCGAGCGGCAGCGGCGGCCTGACCCTTCCGATCGGTGGTGGCCTCTCGGACCCGGAGCAGCGTGGCGGCGCCCAGGTGCTGGGCAAGTTGCTGGCGGGCCTGGAGGTGGAGCTGGTGGCCAGTGGTGAAGGCACGGCCCTGCATCCACGCCGTGAACTCCAGACCCGCCTTCAGCTCGAACGCCTTGGCGTGGCACGCCTGCTGCTGCAACGGGCCATCAGCGAAAACGGCATCGTGGCGGTGAGCAGCGCCGAAGGAGTCACCCACAGTCCGTACGGCCCCCTGCTGGGCCCCTACGGCAGCGCCCTGTACAGCAGTGGTGGATCTCGCAGCATCGGCCTGACCATGCCTGGCCTGAGCCTGCTGGGCCCCGGCTCGCCGGTTCTGGTGGGAGGAGGGATCGGCTGGGTGATCGGCGCCGGCAGCGGCCATCAGCCGCAGATCCGGCGGCTGCCGAGCGGCCATGCCCGCGGTCCTGGGGCCGTGGCGGCCGTGAGCGTCGACCTGGCGGAGCTGAAGGCCGAGTGGATCCGGCCCTGCCATTTCGAAGGCCATGGCAGTGCCCTGCTGGTGGCGATCGCGGCCCCTGTGCCTCTGATCAACCTGGCCGTGGCCCGCCAGGCGGCCTGCGGCGACGACCAGCTCGAGGCCCCCGTCCTCGATTTCTCGATTCCACGCCGGATCCGGCCGAGCTTCGGCTTCGTTCCCTACAGCCAGCTTCTTGCCGGCGAGATCCAGGTGGACGCCCGCCATCTGCGCTGCGCGCCTGCCCACAGCCCCCGCCTGGCCGATGAAATCGCCGCCGGGCTGATCCAGCGCTTGCTCGATGGCTCCTTTCCCCTGAGGCTTCCCCTGCTCCCCCTGAGTGATCGGCCGGGTCTGATTCCCCTCGAGGGCTGA
- a CDS encoding CAAD domain-containing protein, whose protein sequence is MVESSAGSHEPDQGQDLPSPAEEEPGTVPGPGASVPDDQITAEAELSTGAVSAVEAEPQPAPEPEPTSEPEPQPIQDPEPQPEPEPEPAPETEPAPVPAAPADPAVAATLHVPASVESGNGESGGEWELLSGKVRDWFSSGAFQRQVQQYSGPLKLLAGFVGLLLLLRIYAALLGAIESLPLVPGLLELAGVIWLSRFALTHLVRSSDRRTLLASWRERWTSFRGQP, encoded by the coding sequence GTGGTCGAGTCCTCTGCTGGATCCCATGAGCCCGATCAGGGCCAGGACCTGCCATCCCCCGCTGAGGAGGAACCCGGCACCGTGCCCGGGCCTGGTGCCTCTGTCCCGGACGACCAGATCACCGCTGAGGCCGAGCTGAGCACGGGCGCCGTGTCAGCCGTGGAGGCCGAACCGCAGCCGGCCCCGGAACCAGAACCCACATCGGAACCGGAACCGCAGCCCATCCAGGACCCGGAGCCTCAACCGGAGCCGGAGCCTGAGCCGGCTCCTGAGACCGAACCCGCGCCCGTTCCTGCCGCCCCCGCCGACCCTGCCGTGGCCGCCACCCTGCATGTCCCTGCCAGTGTGGAGAGCGGAAACGGGGAAAGCGGCGGCGAGTGGGAGCTGCTCAGCGGCAAGGTGCGTGACTGGTTCAGCAGCGGGGCCTTTCAGCGGCAGGTGCAGCAGTACAGCGGCCCCCTCAAGCTGCTGGCGGGCTTCGTGGGCCTGCTGCTGCTGCTGAGGATCTACGCCGCGCTGCTGGGTGCGATCGAGAGTCTGCCCCTGGTCCCCGGCCTGCTGGAGCTGGCCGGGGTGATCTGGCTGAGTCGCTTCGCACTCACCCATCTGGTGCGCAGCAGCGACCGCCGGACGCTGCTCGCCTCCTGGCGGGAGCGCTGGACGTCGTTCCGTGGTCAACCCTGA
- a CDS encoding GuaB3 family IMP dehydrogenase-related protein, with protein MSIQLGRSRTVRRAYGIDEIALVPGGRTVDPEVTDSRWTIGGIEREIPIIASAMDGVVDVSVAVELSRLGALGVLNLEGVQCRYDDPNPILDRIAEVGKEAFVPLMQELYAQPVREDLIRQRIAEIKAAGGIAAVSATPAAALRFGQAVAEAGADLFFVQATVVSTDHIGPAGRETLDLAALCRDLGIPVVIGNCVTYDVALELMRAGAAAVMVGIGPGAACTSRGVLGVGIPQATAVADCAAARDDHEHETGRYVPIVADGGIVTGGDICKCIACGADAVMIGSPIARASEAPGRGFHWGMATPSPVLPRGTRISVGTTGSLEKILRGPASLDDGTQNLLGALRTSMGTLGARTIKEMQQVDVVVAPSLLTEGKVYQKAQQLGMGK; from the coding sequence GTGTCCATTCAGTTAGGTCGATCCCGAACCGTTCGCCGCGCCTACGGGATCGACGAGATCGCCCTGGTGCCCGGCGGTCGCACCGTGGATCCCGAGGTGACAGACAGCCGCTGGACCATCGGTGGAATCGAGAGGGAGATCCCGATCATCGCCAGCGCCATGGATGGTGTGGTGGATGTGTCGGTCGCCGTGGAACTGTCCCGGCTCGGGGCTCTGGGTGTGCTGAACCTGGAGGGGGTCCAATGCCGTTACGACGACCCGAATCCGATCCTGGATCGCATCGCTGAAGTGGGCAAGGAGGCCTTCGTGCCCCTGATGCAGGAGCTCTACGCGCAGCCCGTGCGCGAGGACCTGATCCGCCAGCGCATCGCGGAGATCAAGGCCGCCGGTGGCATCGCAGCCGTCAGTGCCACCCCTGCCGCGGCGCTGCGCTTCGGTCAGGCAGTGGCCGAAGCCGGCGCCGACCTCTTCTTCGTTCAGGCCACGGTGGTCTCCACCGACCACATTGGGCCCGCCGGGCGCGAAACCCTCGATCTGGCCGCCCTCTGCCGGGATCTCGGCATTCCGGTGGTGATCGGCAACTGTGTCACCTACGACGTGGCTCTCGAGCTGATGCGCGCGGGCGCCGCCGCGGTGATGGTGGGCATCGGCCCTGGAGCCGCCTGCACCTCCCGGGGCGTTCTGGGTGTGGGCATCCCCCAGGCCACCGCGGTGGCCGATTGCGCCGCCGCCCGCGACGACCATGAGCACGAGACCGGCCGTTACGTGCCGATCGTCGCCGACGGCGGCATCGTCACCGGCGGTGACATCTGCAAGTGCATCGCCTGCGGCGCCGATGCGGTGATGATCGGATCGCCGATCGCCCGCGCCAGTGAAGCCCCAGGCCGTGGCTTCCACTGGGGCATGGCCACCCCGAGCCCGGTGCTGCCCAGGGGCACCAGGATCAGCGTGGGCACCACCGGCAGCCTGGAGAAGATCCTGCGCGGTCCGGCCAGCCTGGACGACGGCACCCAGAACCTGCTCGGCGCCCTGCGCACGTCGATGGGAACCCTTGGTGCACGAACGATCAAAGAGATGCAGCAGGTCGATGTGGTGGTGGCCCCATCTCTGCTCACCGAAGGGAAGGTGTACCAGAAAGCCCAGCAACTGGGCATGGGCAAGTAG
- the trxA gene encoding thioredoxin, with product MSSATAVTDASFELDVLKSDVPVLVDFWAPWCGPCRMVAPIVDEIAKEFEGKLKVYKLNTDENPNVASQYGIRSIPTLMIFKGGQKVDTVVGAVPKNTLSGTIAKYL from the coding sequence ATGTCCAGCGCCACTGCCGTCACCGATGCTTCCTTTGAGCTGGATGTGCTCAAAAGTGACGTGCCCGTGCTGGTCGATTTCTGGGCCCCCTGGTGCGGCCCGTGCCGCATGGTGGCCCCGATCGTCGACGAGATCGCCAAGGAATTCGAGGGCAAGCTGAAGGTCTACAAGCTCAACACCGACGAGAACCCCAACGTCGCCAGCCAGTACGGCATCCGCAGCATCCCCACCCTGATGATCTTCAAGGGAGGGCAGAAAGTGGACACCGTGGTGGGCGCCGTTCCCAAGAACACCCTCTCCGGCACGATCGCCAAATACCTCTGA
- a CDS encoding LOG family protein has translation MTPASPSLERLADSLADHPHRLLIERSLHSILEMARIADDTDDWRLISGALSDLHEALATFHPHRTTRKVAVFGSSRSLPGSSTYRLAAEVGREAMGAGFEVITGAGGGVMEAANRGAGAEHSFGLNIQLPFEQEPNPYVATAGDRLVHFRYFFTRKLFFLRESDALVVLPGGFGTLDELFEALTLIQTGRTAPIPVVLLAPPGQGLWQDWPEELLARLECEGLIGPDDAGLISRAGSAGEAIGLIRRFYRVFHTTRIRDEELELLLHVPLGEGELLAIRSGFQDLLRSGDFELGESCDDNDRLRHCLRFDFDQRRVGRLYQLIAAINALDLPRSDDLLHPEQRSCLEPQP, from the coding sequence ATGACTCCGGCCTCTCCCTCGCTGGAGCGGTTGGCGGATTCACTGGCTGATCATCCCCATCGCCTGCTGATCGAGCGCTCGCTTCACTCGATCCTGGAGATGGCCCGCATCGCCGATGACACGGACGACTGGAGGTTGATCTCCGGTGCCCTGAGCGATCTGCATGAGGCCCTCGCGACCTTCCACCCCCACCGCACCACCCGCAAGGTGGCGGTGTTCGGATCGTCCCGAAGCCTGCCCGGGAGCTCCACCTACCGGCTGGCGGCGGAGGTCGGCCGGGAAGCCATGGGCGCAGGCTTTGAGGTGATCACCGGTGCTGGCGGCGGGGTGATGGAGGCGGCGAACCGGGGAGCCGGAGCGGAGCACAGCTTCGGCCTCAACATCCAGCTGCCCTTCGAGCAGGAGCCCAACCCCTACGTCGCCACAGCAGGCGATCGCCTGGTGCACTTCCGCTACTTCTTCACCCGCAAGCTCTTCTTCCTGCGCGAGAGCGACGCCCTGGTGGTGCTCCCCGGCGGTTTCGGCACCCTCGACGAACTGTTCGAAGCCCTGACTCTGATCCAGACGGGGCGAACGGCCCCCATTCCGGTGGTGCTGCTGGCACCCCCGGGCCAGGGGCTCTGGCAGGACTGGCCTGAGGAGCTGCTTGCCCGCCTCGAGTGCGAAGGATTGATCGGTCCTGATGACGCAGGGCTGATCAGCCGAGCCGGCAGCGCCGGCGAGGCGATCGGGCTGATCCGCCGCTTCTACCGGGTGTTCCACACCACCCGCATCCGAGACGAGGAGCTGGAGCTGCTGCTGCATGTGCCCCTGGGGGAGGGTGAGCTGCTGGCCATCCGCTCCGGATTCCAGGATCTGCTGCGCAGCGGCGATTTCGAGCTGGGGGAGAGCTGCGACGACAACGATCGCCTGAGGCACTGCCTGCGCTTCGACTTCGATCAACGCCGAGTCGGCCGCCTGTATCAGCTCATCGCCGCCATCAACGCGCTCGATCTGCCCCGCAGCGACGACCTGCTGCATCCGGAGCAACGCAGCTGTCTGGAGCCGCAGCCATGA
- the hisH gene encoding imidazole glycerol phosphate synthase subunit HisH — translation MSRRIGLIDYGMGNLHSVARAVERLGADLIPVLDAPAMEACDALILPGVGSFDPAMERLHEARLVDPLREWSARGRPLLGICLGLQLLFEGSEEGQASGLGLLRGRVRALPSAPGHPIPHMGWAPLISTNPSPLLPEGHPAAWVYFVHSYAAAPDDPACSTAEVLFADQPVTAAVWQGALAACQFHPEKSGPQGQRMLARWLAWVDQDGA, via the coding sequence ATGAGCCGCCGGATCGGCCTGATCGATTACGGCATGGGCAACCTGCATTCGGTGGCCCGTGCTGTGGAGCGTCTCGGGGCCGACCTGATTCCCGTGCTGGATGCCCCGGCGATGGAGGCGTGCGATGCCCTGATCCTGCCGGGGGTGGGATCATTCGATCCGGCGATGGAACGTCTCCATGAGGCCCGTCTGGTGGATCCACTGCGGGAGTGGAGCGCCAGAGGTCGCCCCCTGCTGGGGATCTGCCTGGGCCTGCAGTTGCTGTTCGAGGGCAGCGAGGAGGGACAAGCCTCTGGCCTCGGCCTGCTCAGAGGCAGGGTTCGGGCCCTGCCCTCCGCTCCGGGGCATCCCATCCCCCACATGGGCTGGGCACCGCTGATCTCCACCAACCCCAGTCCCTTGCTGCCGGAAGGTCATCCAGCGGCCTGGGTCTATTTCGTGCACTCCTACGCCGCTGCTCCCGACGATCCGGCCTGCAGCACCGCCGAAGTCCTCTTCGCCGATCAGCCTGTGACTGCGGCGGTCTGGCAAGGGGCCCTGGCGGCCTGCCAGTTTCACCCCGAGAAGTCAGGACCCCAGGGGCAACGCATGCTTGCGCGCTGGCTGGCCTGGGTGGACCAGGACGGGGCATGA
- a CDS encoding RsmD family RNA methyltransferase encodes MSLRLSGGRRLLSPQGLNARPTSARVRLAVLNLLAAELSGCRWLDLCCGSGVMSCEVLQRCARRVVAVDHDRTTLGIARRNLEAVRASVAGACDLRLIRAELPEWLCRGPGQQLGEEAAGGFDLIYADPPFASGLYAPIAEAVSTSGWLAEGGRLLWECSSETYPDVPPGWQLSDRRRYGSCGLMILVPAVA; translated from the coding sequence ATGAGTCTGCGGCTGAGTGGCGGACGCCGACTGCTCAGTCCGCAAGGTCTGAACGCCCGACCGACCAGCGCCAGGGTGCGGCTGGCGGTGCTCAACCTGCTGGCCGCTGAACTGAGCGGATGCCGCTGGCTCGATCTCTGCTGCGGCAGCGGTGTGATGAGCTGCGAAGTTCTGCAACGGTGCGCCCGGCGGGTGGTCGCCGTGGATCACGACAGGACGACCCTCGGCATCGCCCGACGCAACCTGGAGGCGGTCAGGGCCAGCGTGGCTGGGGCCTGCGATCTGCGGCTGATCAGGGCAGAGCTGCCCGAGTGGCTGTGCCGGGGCCCCGGGCAGCAGCTGGGGGAGGAAGCGGCGGGAGGCTTCGATCTGATCTACGCCGATCCCCCTTTCGCCTCGGGTCTGTACGCCCCGATTGCCGAGGCGGTGTCCACCTCGGGCTGGCTGGCTGAGGGGGGACGCCTGCTGTGGGAATGCTCAAGCGAGACGTACCCGGACGTCCCTCCCGGCTGGCAGCTGAGCGACCGACGGCGCTACGGCAGTTGTGGCCTGATGATTCTGGTGCCTGCTGTGGCCTGA
- the petG gene encoding cytochrome b6-f complex subunit V — protein MIEPLLCGIVLGLIPITLVGLFVAAWNQYRRGSALGG, from the coding sequence ATGATCGAACCCCTCCTCTGCGGCATCGTTCTGGGTCTGATCCCGATCACCCTGGTGGGCCTGTTCGTGGCGGCCTGGAACCAGTACCGCCGCGGCAGCGCCCTGGGCGGTTGA
- a CDS encoding cytochrome c, translating into MTGDPSTTLEATQTPVKRQGLITALVLLAAAGCILLLLLVLPAARSDPYTRRTLELSGSRENGGRLFRMNCAGCHGIAAQGLVGPSLHGVSQRRSDRQLIRQVVSGRTPPMPRFQPEPQAMADLLAHLHSLE; encoded by the coding sequence GTGACCGGCGATCCTTCCACCACCCTGGAGGCCACCCAGACGCCCGTGAAGCGCCAGGGCCTGATCACCGCCCTGGTGCTGCTGGCCGCAGCCGGCTGCATCCTGCTGCTGCTGCTCGTCCTGCCGGCGGCCCGCAGCGACCCCTACACCCGGCGCACCCTGGAGCTTTCGGGCTCGCGCGAGAACGGGGGGCGCCTGTTTCGAATGAACTGCGCGGGCTGCCATGGCATCGCCGCTCAGGGGCTGGTGGGTCCCAGCCTGCACGGGGTCAGCCAGCGCCGCAGCGACCGCCAGTTGATCCGCCAGGTTGTGAGCGGCCGCACTCCGCCGATGCCCCGATTCCAGCCCGAACCCCAGGCCATGGCCGACCTGCTGGCCCATCTGCACAGCCTGGAGTGA